In the genome of Bradyrhizobium arachidis, one region contains:
- a CDS encoding DUF3971 domain-containing protein, with protein sequence MPGRGASIPVDGCGPGGAQTHDGRLYREAMARNTSPQDHNRDFDRRGGYQEPPDWDEADWDQDQEEEAGHRARRLLSRSGSRFRIGDSFSSFRRALPSGRWLRRIAVVVGTLVVIFVGCFGALWWRLGAGPINLDIATPWLAAAIEDNIGHGNTVEVGGTQIERAGRVRIAVRIRDIVVRDHDHVVVATAPKAEVKLSGAGLLMGHLRAESLNLVDAELAIRIAPDGTVTVSAGDTAKPLATGVASKKDAGLPPTFPRNGVPPPPFATAPAGQDPSQAASQAAPQATAQSGILQGLDWLDSLSMTGLDGQNLNEIGLKNGNLIVDDQQRGSKWTFENITLSLRRPSRGGVTLSLGEEGARPWMLRATIGPAENGVRSVDIKADKVSTSNILLALRVKDLTYTADLPLTGELKGELGRDGVPTFFRGKIVIGAGNIIDTDTPDYPMAIDQAEINIEWDANRRVLVAPFKILSGANRLTLLAHLEPPNGTINDWQLGFSGGSILLGGIDNEPPLVFNRIAIGFRFDTDHKRMLLTQADISNGEIGVAGTGAIDYSGEPRLTLGFAGTPMSASALKRMWPTLVVPELREWVIERIERGTLQRIEIGINSSTRNLPRKGPPIPDDGLSVNIVASGVAVRPVDGMPVVHDADLKARVTGRTATVNIGQGIADTPAGRKVTISDFVFEVPDMAPKPSPSRTRFRVDGPVPAAAEMLANDRLSDLSATVVDPNTSKGTFTANIQLGLPVKGELTKADTVYAVTADLNGFSADKLVMNQKLEANNLKIAANNQGYQVKGDVKINGQAASLDYRKPAEGDADVRLQATLDDASRARLGFDLSPAVSGSLPIKLSGKIAGGPDQTTKLGVEADLTSVKLDNILPGWVKLPGKSGKASFKVVPTAQSTRFEDIVIEGGGASIKGSLEVDPNGDLMNANFPTYSPSDGDKASLKVERSQDGVVKGTMRGDVFDGRGFLKSAISGNSKDDSKNKLKNVDFDIDLKLGAVMGFNGEAMRSLDAKMSKRSGAIKAFTLSGKIGNDSPVAADLRGGRAQGNREVIYLQTNNAGALLRFTDTYTKAVGGQMVVAMEPPTSEPNASREGLINVRDFTVKGEAQLERVAAGAPNGTGNGVSFSALRAEFTRQNGSLTIRDGVVKGPMIGATIEGSIDYPGNQVCMSGTFVPMYGLNNMFGQIPVLGLILGAGDKEGLIGVTYEVVGTPAAPVMRVNPISAIFPGVTRKIMEFNTGKQNSPFEEFPSQSNDGSTGSTRQLSNGCSLARR encoded by the coding sequence ATGCCGGGGCGGGGTGCTTCCATCCCTGTCGACGGCTGCGGTCCCGGCGGTGCTCAAACCCATGATGGGCGCCTGTATCGAGAGGCAATGGCAAGGAATACGTCGCCCCAGGATCACAATCGGGATTTCGATCGGCGCGGCGGCTATCAAGAGCCGCCGGATTGGGACGAGGCCGATTGGGATCAGGATCAGGAGGAGGAGGCGGGCCATCGGGCGCGCCGCCTGCTGTCGCGCTCCGGTTCGCGCTTTCGGATCGGTGACAGCTTCTCGTCGTTTCGGCGGGCACTGCCGAGCGGACGCTGGCTTCGCCGGATCGCCGTCGTCGTAGGCACTCTCGTCGTCATCTTTGTCGGCTGCTTCGGCGCGCTGTGGTGGCGCCTTGGCGCCGGTCCCATCAATCTCGACATCGCAACGCCCTGGCTGGCCGCGGCGATCGAGGACAATATCGGTCACGGCAATACGGTCGAGGTCGGCGGCACCCAGATCGAGCGGGCCGGCCGGGTCCGCATCGCCGTCCGCATCCGCGACATCGTCGTCCGCGACCACGATCATGTCGTCGTCGCCACCGCGCCGAAGGCCGAGGTGAAGTTGTCGGGCGCCGGCCTCCTGATGGGCCATTTGCGCGCCGAGAGCCTCAATCTCGTCGACGCCGAGCTCGCGATCCGCATCGCGCCGGACGGCACCGTCACCGTCTCCGCCGGCGACACCGCCAAACCGCTGGCAACAGGTGTTGCGTCCAAGAAGGACGCGGGCCTGCCGCCGACGTTCCCGCGCAATGGCGTCCCGCCGCCGCCCTTTGCGACCGCGCCCGCGGGCCAAGACCCATCCCAAGCCGCATCGCAAGCGGCACCGCAGGCGACCGCACAGAGCGGCATCCTTCAGGGCCTCGACTGGCTCGACAGCCTGAGCATGACCGGCCTCGACGGCCAGAACCTCAACGAGATCGGTCTGAAGAACGGCAACCTGATCGTCGACGATCAGCAGCGCGGCAGCAAATGGACCTTTGAGAACATCACGCTCAGCCTGCGCCGGCCGAGCCGTGGTGGCGTCACGCTCAGCCTCGGCGAGGAGGGCGCGCGTCCGTGGATGCTGCGGGCCACGATCGGCCCCGCCGAGAACGGCGTGCGCTCGGTCGACATCAAGGCCGACAAGGTCTCGACCTCCAACATCCTGCTGGCGCTGCGGGTCAAGGATCTCACCTATACCGCCGACCTGCCGCTGACCGGCGAGCTCAAGGGCGAGCTCGGCCGCGACGGCGTGCCGACTTTCTTCCGTGGCAAGATCGTGATCGGCGCCGGCAACATCATCGATACCGATACGCCCGATTACCCGATGGCGATCGACCAGGCCGAGATCAACATCGAGTGGGACGCCAATCGGCGGGTGCTGGTCGCGCCGTTCAAGATCCTCTCGGGCGCGAACCGTCTGACGCTGCTGGCCCATCTCGAGCCGCCGAACGGCACCATCAACGACTGGCAGCTCGGCTTCAGCGGCGGGTCGATTCTGCTCGGCGGCATCGACAACGAGCCGCCGCTGGTCTTCAACCGCATCGCGATCGGCTTTCGCTTCGACACCGACCACAAGCGCATGTTGCTGACGCAGGCCGACATCAGCAATGGCGAGATCGGCGTCGCCGGCACCGGCGCCATCGATTATTCCGGCGAGCCGCGGCTGACGCTGGGCTTTGCCGGCACGCCGATGTCGGCCTCGGCGCTGAAGCGGATGTGGCCGACGCTCGTCGTGCCTGAGCTGCGCGAATGGGTGATCGAGCGCATCGAGCGCGGCACGCTCCAGCGCATCGAGATCGGCATCAATTCGTCGACCAGGAACCTGCCGCGCAAGGGCCCGCCGATTCCCGACGACGGCCTCTCGGTCAACATCGTGGCGAGCGGCGTCGCGGTCCGCCCCGTCGATGGCATGCCCGTCGTGCACGACGCCGATCTGAAGGCGCGCGTCACCGGGCGCACCGCGACCGTGAACATCGGCCAGGGCATTGCCGACACGCCTGCGGGCCGCAAGGTCACGATCTCCGATTTCGTCTTCGAGGTGCCTGACATGGCGCCCAAGCCGTCGCCCTCGCGCACCAGGTTCCGCGTCGACGGTCCGGTACCGGCGGCGGCCGAAATGCTCGCCAATGATCGCCTCAGCGATCTGTCGGCGACGGTCGTCGATCCCAACACCAGCAAGGGGACGTTCACGGCGAACATTCAGCTCGGCTTGCCGGTCAAGGGCGAGTTGACCAAGGCCGACACCGTCTATGCCGTCACCGCCGACCTCAACGGCTTCTCAGCCGACAAGCTGGTGATGAACCAGAAGCTGGAGGCCAACAACCTCAAGATCGCCGCCAACAACCAGGGCTATCAGGTCAAGGGCGACGTCAAGATCAACGGGCAGGCGGCCTCGCTTGACTACCGCAAGCCGGCCGAGGGCGACGCGGACGTCAGATTGCAGGCGACGCTGGACGATGCGAGCCGCGCGCGCCTCGGCTTTGATCTCAGCCCCGCCGTCAGCGGCTCGCTGCCGATCAAATTGTCGGGCAAGATCGCCGGCGGTCCCGACCAGACCACCAAGCTCGGCGTCGAAGCAGACCTGACCTCGGTCAAGCTCGACAACATCCTGCCCGGTTGGGTCAAGCTGCCGGGCAAATCGGGCAAGGCCAGCTTCAAGGTGGTGCCGACGGCGCAGTCGACCCGTTTCGAGGACATCGTCATCGAAGGCGGCGGTGCTTCGATCAAGGGCTCGCTCGAGGTCGATCCGAACGGCGACCTCATGAATGCGAACTTCCCGACCTATTCGCCGTCCGACGGCGATAAGGCGTCGTTGAAGGTCGAGCGCAGCCAGGATGGCGTGGTCAAGGGCACGATGCGCGGCGATGTCTTCGACGGCCGCGGCTTCCTGAAATCGGCGATCTCAGGCAATTCCAAGGACGATTCCAAGAACAAGCTGAAGAACGTCGATTTCGACATCGACCTGAAACTCGGCGCCGTCATGGGGTTCAACGGCGAGGCGATGCGCAGCCTCGATGCCAAGATGTCGAAGCGCAGCGGGGCCATCAAGGCGTTCACGCTGAGCGGCAAGATCGGCAACGACTCGCCGGTCGCGGCCGACCTGCGCGGTGGCCGCGCCCAAGGCAACCGCGAGGTGATCTACCTCCAGACCAACAATGCCGGCGCGCTGCTGCGCTTCACTGACACCTACACCAAGGCGGTCGGCGGCCAGATGGTGGTGGCGATGGAGCCGCCGACGTCGGAGCCGAACGCCTCGCGCGAGGGCCTGATCAATGTGCGCGATTTCACGGTAAAGGGCGAGGCGCAGCTCGAGCGCGTCGCGGCCGGCGCGCCCAACGGCACCGGCAACGGCGTCTCCTTCAGCGCGCTGCGCGCCGAGTTCACCCGGCAGAACGGCTCGCTGACGATCCGCGATGGTGTGGTCAAGGGTCCGATGATCGGTGCCACCATCGAGGGCTCGATCGATTATCCCGGCAACCAGGTGTGCATGAGCGGCACCTTCGTGCCGATGTACGGATTGAACAACATGTTCGGACAGATTCCGGTGCTGGGGTTGATCCTGGGGGCTGGCGACAAGGAGGGACTGATCGGCGTGACCTACGAGGTCGTCGGCACGCCGGCCGCGCCCGTGATGCGCGTCAATCCGATCTCCGCGATCTTTCCCGGCGTGACGCGGAAGATCATGGAGTTCAACACCGGCAAGCAGAACTCGCCGTTCGAGGAATTCCCCTCGCAATCGAACGATGGCTCGACCGGCTCGACCCGCCAGCTCTCGAACGGGTGCAGCCTGGCGCGGCGGTAA